GGAATTATCGAAAAAACGCACATAATAATTACCTTGATTGATTGCGCTTAAAATATGGCGTTTGGAATTTAACTGCTCTTGAATGCAGCTTTTATCAACTACACAAATATTGGGTAAAAGCTGCTGTATAACTGGTTCTAATTCACCAGGTTGCTGTAATTTTAGTTCAATACTGTCGTGTAGTGTTCCGGCAACAGACTCCAGTTCTCGATCTAATGTCATCCAATGGGCATGGGAAATCGCTCTGTAGATACCAAATCCGCACAGGCTTAAAATCAAAGCCATAACGAGGGCATACCACAAGGCTAAACGCAGGCGGGTCTGCTTAAACAGTTTATTTTGATTCATGGCGTGAGATTGAGACGATATCCTGTAGCATGCAAAGTTTCAATCATATTCCCGCAGCCACTATTAGCTAGTTTGCGACGCAGCAAACGTATTTGAGCAGCTACTACATTACTTATGGGTTCTGCACTCACTTCCCAAAGCTGATTGCGAATTTGTTCAGTAGTCACAATTTGGTTTGGATGTTTCATAAAATACTCTAGTAACTGGAATTCTTTATTAGTTAAGGAAATCTCCTGTTTCTTGCCTGTATTATTTTGACTAACAACCATATTGTTACCGTAATCTAGAGTTAAGTTGCCAACAGTTAATTCTTGAGGCTGAAATTGGGGCGATCTCCTCTGTAGCGCCCGCAACCTTGCCAATAATTCCGCCATACCAAATGGCTTTACTAAATAGTCATCTGCACCTGCATCTAGGCCAGCAACTTTATCTTCCATCCTATCTTTTGCCGTCAGCATTAATACAGGCAAAGGGCTTTTGTGAGAACGTAGCATTTTGCATAACTCTAATCCTGACATTCCAGGCAGCATCCAATCGAAAATAGCTAATGTGTATTGTGGTGTCCACTTATTGTCTAAATATGCCCACGCCTCATTACCATCTAGTACCCAATCAACCAAATACTTCTGCTGGGTAAGAGTTCGTTTAATAGCTGCCCCCAAATCTGGTTCATCTTCTACTAGTAGCACTCTCATAGAGTTCGCCTGTCAACTTTGCGTATAAAATATTTCTTGTCTACAATACCTCCAGTCTTCCGCCTTCACAGATAATATTAAAAACCTACCCCTGTGAGACCTCCAACCGCCTCTCTGCAAGCAAGGAAGACCTCATGTAATTGGGAAAAGCTACAAGTGTTTACAAGAATCTATTGAGTCATTACTTATTTTTACAAGTAAGTATGAAATCAAGATGAAATTCCACCTACTTCCAGAATATTTATAAAATATTTTAGCGTTAAATAGCTATTAGACAAATTAAATTCGTTATCGCTGTGTTTATGACACTGAACCTTGATCTATAAAAACAAAGCCCACAGTAAGTTGAGCTTCATTGCAGTGCAAACAAAAGTGTAGGTAGTAAAGTAAATCATAAATATCATTTTAATAACAATTGCGAAATCATAGCTACTGAATATTTCAGAAAATGAGCAAATATTTAAGACATAATTTAAAATTTCATCTTAATTTCATAGTCAGCGTTCAGCATAGAAATATCGGATATATTCATAGTGAAATACAGGTTTTTATCGAAACTTGCTTTCAATAATGACTCTGTTATACCAATTTTATGTGAGGCTGCACAGAATCCTGAAATTCATTGAATGTTTCATCTTTATCTGTGTTTATCTGTGTTCATCTGCGGTCAATTATTCTTGATATTTTATTCTATGCAGCTTCATATTAATTTGGTATTAGACATAAATTATTACCTAAGAAGGATGACTGCTAATGCTCATATACCATTAGACATATCCGAATCTGTTCTCAATTCCTTTGGAGAACTCCACAAAAAAGATGAACTGCTTGCAGCAGCGCTAGTTCCCTCCGGGACGCTCCGCGTAGCAAGATCCCGTAGGGTACGCTATGCAATTTGTGAAATCAAAACGACTTTTCCTCCCCCTGCTCCCTGCCCTCTGCCCTCACAAATACGGGATATTTTTTTATTTGGAAGTCTCTTGGGTACTCATGGATGCTTGAATAACTCTCTTCCCCGAAGAAGTATTGAAGGGATACATATTTTCTTTATTTACACTATCACTAAATTGAGGCTGTAAATATGACAGAAGAAAAGCCTTATTGAGTGAACGAGTTCATGAAGTAGCAATCACAGTAATTTACTCATTTTTCTGATTTTTTACTAGATGTTCAATATGAATTATCTTCCTAAATCTTTACCGTTCGAGAACTTTTCTAGTTCACAATTCAACAGTCGTAATAGATATAAAAAGATTACAGCTATTGATGTTACACACGCACTAGGAAATGTACCTATTGTACGACTTAAAAACATCTCTCGTGTATGTCTTGAATCAGAGTGTTTATTGAAACTAGAGAGCTGCAATCCTGGAGGATCAATTAAGGAGAAAAATGCAGTTTACCTCGTCAAGCGTGCGGAGGAAGAAGGACTACTTCTACCTGGTGGTACGATTATCGAGTCAAGCTCAGGAAATTTCGGCGTTGGTCTAGCAATGGTAGGAGCAGTCCGAGGGTATCGAGTTATTATTGTTGTCGATGCCAAAACTGCGCCACCGTTTAGACGAATGCTGAAAGCATACGGTGCAGAACTTGTAGATGTACCGCTACATGAGGCAGACGAATCAGGCTCTATGCAAAAGGCAAGAATGAAACGAGCGCATGACCTTGCCGCAACCATTCCTAATGCTTGGTATCCATGTCAGCACTTGAATCCTTGGAATACTGAGGCACATTCATACTACACTGCGCGGGAAATTGAAGCCCACTTTGCTGGTGAACTTGATGCTGTCGTGGTAGGTGTTAGCACGGCGGGACAAATAATGGGAATAGCTCGTTATCTCCTACCGCGATTTCCAAAAATACGTATTGTTGGCGTTGATGTGGTGGGTTCAGTGATTATGGGAACGCCAGCCAAACCATACAAGATGACGGGTATTGGGTTATCTTTCTTTCCACCAAATCTCGATCTTTCAATGCTCGATCGCGCTTACGTGATACCAGAGGATATGGCTTACTCGGTGTGTCATGCACTTGCAAGTCGTGAAGGATTGCTTCTTGGTGCATCAACAGGGGCAATTGTCGCTGGTGGTTTGCATCTGGCGCGCTCTCTTGGTGCGGGTGCGCGGATTTTGATGATCAATCCAGACCGAGGGGATAGATACCTTGAGACAGTCTACGATTCCGATTGGCTTGATCATCATGGATTTACCTTGAAACAGGGGGAACATCTTGATGATGCGATCGCCTCACTGACTCCTCTGTCTTTCTAACTTCATCGAATAGCGATAAGAAATATCATGAATACTCCACCTCATATTGAGGAAAGTAAAAAAGCATTTCAGGAGCGATCGCTCCTGACACTACTTACCCAGTTTATCCCTCTTTCCCTGTCGGATGTGGCAATGACTCTTGGTGATCCGCTTCAGACAGCGGCACTCAGCCGACTTACATTTCCGCAAGAGACATTAGCAGGAGTAGGAATTGTAAAAGCGGTTGCTGTATTTCTTGAAAGCCCGATTATCATGATTCTTCATGCATCAACGGCGCTGGGGAACGATGCCAGATCTCGGCGTGCGCTTTGGCAGTTTACAGTAATTGCAGGAATCTCCCTTAGCGGTATCTTTCTATTACTTACCTGGGAGCCTGTGTATAACTGGCTTCTTCTTGATGTATTTGGAGTCAGCCCTTTCATCGCCACACGAGGCAGAACTTCTTTTCTTTTGATGTTTCTGTGGCCGTTCGTCATTGCTTGGCGGCGATTTTTTCAGGGGCTTCTTATCCGTGCTAAAAAAAGTATTCCCGTCGGATTGGCAAGTGTTGCACGATTTATTTGGGTAATTGTAGCGCTTGTAGTGGGAGTAAGTCTCAGATTTGATGGGGCGCTCCTTGCAGGTGTCACCATGATGGGAGCAATACTCATTGAAGCAGTAGTTGTTACATGGTTTTGTTCACATCTCAGTATTAACTCTATTCTTGACCAGCAGATAAAGCTTCACACGGATAACCTTCCTAAAACCTTTAAAGGTGTCACATTTTACTATCTTCCTCTTGCATCAACAATGCTTCTAATCTGGGGTGCGAGGGCAATACTCTTGAGTTTTGTTGCTCGCTCATTCGATAGTAGTCTTGCTCTTGCCGTGTGGCCTGCAACCTGGGGACTGGTTCTTTCTATTGCAAACGGTACAAGAATGGTTCAGCAAGTGGTAATTTCTTCTTATGAAGAGACATCAAAGCGGATACTTGCTGCTTTTGTAGTTCTTGTCGGTTTGGGGTTTACCTCGATACCGTTGTTTCTGGGGTTTACGAGCCAAGGATTTTCGCTTCTTCGTCAGTTTTTTGGCGATA
This sequence is a window from Anabaena cylindrica PCC 7122. Protein-coding genes within it:
- the rppA gene encoding two-component system response regulator RppA, whose product is MRVLLVEDEPDLGAAIKRTLTQQKYLVDWVLDGNEAWAYLDNKWTPQYTLAIFDWMLPGMSGLELCKMLRSHKSPLPVLMLTAKDRMEDKVAGLDAGADDYLVKPFGMAELLARLRALQRRSPQFQPQELTVGNLTLDYGNNMVVSQNNTGKKQEISLTNKEFQLLEYFMKHPNQIVTTEQIRNQLWEVSAEPISNVVAAQIRLLRRKLANSGCGNMIETLHATGYRLNLTP
- a CDS encoding cysteine synthase family protein, which gives rise to MNYLPKSLPFENFSSSQFNSRNRYKKITAIDVTHALGNVPIVRLKNISRVCLESECLLKLESCNPGGSIKEKNAVYLVKRAEEEGLLLPGGTIIESSSGNFGVGLAMVGAVRGYRVIIVVDAKTAPPFRRMLKAYGAELVDVPLHEADESGSMQKARMKRAHDLAATIPNAWYPCQHLNPWNTEAHSYYTAREIEAHFAGELDAVVVGVSTAGQIMGIARYLLPRFPKIRIVGVDVVGSVIMGTPAKPYKMTGIGLSFFPPNLDLSMLDRAYVIPEDMAYSVCHALASREGLLLGASTGAIVAGGLHLARSLGAGARILMINPDRGDRYLETVYDSDWLDHHGFTLKQGEHLDDAIASLTPLSF